In the Azospirillum ramasamyi genome, one interval contains:
- a CDS encoding helix-turn-helix transcriptional regulator, with protein sequence MKSDAEVPLPACQAGVQRPAAHTGGPMIPGAIPEEAVAALFGFTVKTLREKRRKGDGPPYIRLSRSTTIYLADDVRAYLTSRRVGISLGKQEG encoded by the coding sequence ATGAAATCAGATGCAGAAGTCCCCCTGCCCGCCTGCCAAGCTGGAGTCCAGCGACCGGCCGCGCATACCGGCGGGCCGATGATCCCGGGTGCCATTCCTGAGGAGGCCGTGGCGGCGCTGTTCGGCTTCACCGTAAAGACGCTGCGCGAGAAACGCCGCAAGGGCGACGGGCCGCCCTACATCCGGCTCTCGAGGTCGACCACGATCTACCTCGCCGACGACGTCCGGGCGTACCTCACCTCCCGCCGTGTCGGCATCAGCCTCGGCAAGCAGGAGGGCTGA